Proteins found in one Methanobacterium formicicum genomic segment:
- a CDS encoding P-II family nitrogen regulator, which translates to MENESAINGKKIVILSNYNSNKAHSENLMEYFKDVTFQDSDIDLSLFNYRRLLIDGGKNYLFNPPDYPEFMTLKQVLSRDVDGVILFIETSIGIFETDLEIIDLIAGEDIPHVLFANRDDFNKFEMDTHVEGVLIIPTIAQDGIGINDGLKMLLKLIDNHEKEYDPSENNQTPENNQTPETPPTPETEFCKLRFFFHPVELDNVKKSLAKFGFSNLTLIDIKYQNYQEEKTETYRGSSYELQLPPKIEMMMITKKEEIEYVIKAIESVKTEDISEKLFISPVEDIIRIRTTEKGENAID; encoded by the coding sequence TTGGAAAATGAATCCGCAATAAATGGGAAAAAAATTGTTATTTTGAGTAATTACAATTCTAACAAAGCACATTCTGAAAATTTGATGGAATATTTCAAGGATGTAACTTTTCAGGATAGTGACATTGATTTATCCCTTTTTAATTATAGAAGACTCCTGATTGATGGTGGAAAAAATTATCTGTTCAACCCACCAGACTATCCAGAATTCATGACCCTAAAACAAGTTTTATCTAGAGACGTGGACGGAGTTATCCTTTTCATAGAAACCAGCATTGGTATTTTTGAAACAGATCTGGAAATAATTGACTTAATTGCAGGGGAAGACATACCTCACGTTTTATTCGCCAACCGGGACGATTTTAACAAATTTGAAATGGACACCCACGTGGAAGGTGTTTTGATTATTCCCACCATTGCCCAGGATGGAATCGGGATAAATGACGGCCTTAAAATGTTGTTGAAATTAATTGACAATCATGAAAAGGAATACGATCCAAGCGAAAACAACCAAACACCAGAAAACAACCAAACACCAGAAACCCCACCCACACCGGAAACAGAATTTTGCAAATTAAGATTCTTTTTTCATCCTGTTGAACTGGACAACGTTAAAAAGTCCCTGGCAAAATTCGGATTCTCTAACCTGACTCTCATCGATATCAAATATCAAAATTACCAGGAAGAAAAGACTGAAACTTACAGGGGCAGCAGTTATGAGCTCCAGTTACCTCCTAAAATAGAGATGATGATGATCACGAAAAAAGAGGAAATTGAATATGTGATTAAGGCCATTGAATCCGTGAAAACAGAGGACATAAGTGAAAAATTATTCATATCCCCAGTAGAGGATATCATAAGGATCAGGACAACTGAAAAAGGAGAAAATGCAATTGACTAA
- a CDS encoding PAS domain-containing sensor histidine kinase produces the protein MNDEEKSEEQLVTEIKKHRKLYSELEGHMADFNLMKPENKPVQDALKFLSPLLMELLNLTTVDDIYDFVQEKLQELVKDAYIIISTYDEPSESLKIRDMIGITPRMLELAKTLIGVETKDFNLPQDTLDEKSKNLMSSGKLKQLNEGLYYISGGRLSREKYGLIEEAFGVDETYVMGFSFKGQLFGSVIIVTKKGGKPLNISTVETILNIFSAVLQNKIAEKEVKKREKLLSLVTDNMLNVVGQIDAEGTFQYISPSIKTVLGYEPREILGESVFKLINLTHPQDQIKVSSTFMESTVSYLPGGVQHRFKHANGHYLWLESLGNPLFDEKGQYQGVVFSMTNIDSVKVAEENLRTSLQEKELLLRELHHRVKNNMQIISSLLSLQSQHIKDDRDLKIFESSQNRVKTMALIHEEIYSSQNFTHINLHDYLRNITKELLTFHIGDPCRVKLKFKVEDVKMELETAIPLGLLVNEIVANSVVHAFPNNRKGEIKVVLRREGDEFTLRISDNGVGIPDNVEFEKAETLGFQLIKNLAKQLDGQLELQKDNGTIFTLKFKELDYKKRF, from the coding sequence ATGAATGATGAAGAAAAATCTGAAGAACAATTGGTTACTGAAATAAAAAAACATAGAAAACTTTATTCTGAATTAGAAGGCCATATGGCTGATTTTAATTTGATGAAACCTGAAAATAAGCCCGTTCAGGATGCATTGAAATTTTTATCCCCCCTGTTGATGGAACTGCTGAACCTGACCACCGTGGATGATATTTATGATTTTGTCCAGGAAAAACTTCAGGAACTGGTAAAAGATGCATACATTATTATTTCTACTTACGATGAACCATCAGAAAGTTTAAAAATAAGGGATATGATCGGAATCACCCCTAGAATGTTAGAACTGGCTAAAACATTAATCGGAGTGGAAACAAAGGATTTTAACCTCCCCCAAGATACTCTGGATGAAAAATCCAAAAATCTCATGTCCAGCGGTAAATTAAAGCAGTTAAATGAGGGTCTTTACTACATCAGTGGAGGGAGACTATCCCGTGAAAAATATGGGCTGATTGAAGAGGCCTTTGGTGTCGATGAAACCTATGTGATGGGATTTTCATTTAAAGGGCAGCTTTTTGGGAGTGTGATTATTGTTACCAAAAAAGGGGGTAAACCCCTGAATATCAGCACGGTGGAAACCATACTGAACATATTTTCCGCGGTTTTACAGAATAAAATTGCCGAGAAAGAAGTTAAAAAAAGGGAAAAACTGTTAAGTCTGGTCACCGACAATATGTTGAACGTAGTAGGTCAAATTGACGCCGAAGGAACTTTCCAGTATATCAGCCCCTCCATAAAAACTGTTCTGGGTTATGAACCCCGGGAAATCCTGGGTGAAAGTGTATTTAAACTCATCAACTTAACCCATCCCCAGGATCAAATCAAGGTCAGTTCCACCTTCATGGAATCCACGGTTTCTTATCTACCGGGAGGAGTGCAGCACCGGTTCAAACATGCCAATGGACATTATTTGTGGCTTGAATCCTTAGGAAACCCTTTATTTGATGAAAAAGGCCAGTATCAAGGGGTGGTGTTCAGCATGACCAATATAGACTCGGTGAAGGTGGCTGAAGAGAATTTGAGAACATCACTGCAAGAGAAAGAACTTCTTCTGCGTGAACTGCATCACCGGGTTAAAAATAACATGCAGATCATATCCAGCCTTCTCAGCCTGCAGAGTCAACATATTAAAGATGATAGGGACCTTAAGATTTTTGAAAGCAGTCAAAACCGGGTTAAAACCATGGCCCTCATTCACGAAGAGATTTACAGTTCCCAGAATTTTACGCACATTAATCTGCACGATTACCTCCGCAACATTACCAAGGAACTATTAACCTTCCACATAGGAGATCCCTGCAGGGTTAAACTTAAGTTTAAGGTGGAGGATGTTAAAATGGAATTGGAAACTGCCATCCCATTGGGGCTTCTGGTTAACGAAATTGTGGCCAATTCAGTTGTCCATGCCTTCCCTAACAACCGGAAAGGAGAGATAAAAGTCGTACTACGACGGGAAGGTGATGAGTTCACCCTAAGAATAAGTGACAATGGTGTGGGAATCCCGGATAATGTTGAATTTGAAAAGGCAGAAACTCTGGGCTTTCAACTTATAAAAAACTTGGCCAAACAATTAGATGGTCAGTTGGAGTTACAAAAGGATAATGGAACCATTTTCACCCTTAAGTTCAAGGAATTGGATTATAAAAAAAGGTTTTAA